In Miscanthus floridulus cultivar M001 chromosome 5, ASM1932011v1, whole genome shotgun sequence, one genomic interval encodes:
- the LOC136453383 gene encoding LOW QUALITY PROTEIN: polyphenol oxidase, chloroplastic-like (The sequence of the model RefSeq protein was modified relative to this genomic sequence to represent the inferred CDS: deleted 1 base in 1 codon), with amino-acid sequence MASMSHLIAKPAPAATFPLSSPRTSSGFRPRRVTVQRVSCASPRGGERSEQDAQKHDRRDVLLGLGALGASATATLMSARRAGADPIATPDISSCGPADLPPSANVLTCCPPPSNALPVDFTLPDATTLPLRTRPAAHSVTADYVAKFNAGIAAMKALPADDPRSFAAQASVHCAYCDGSYSPEGFPGVELQVHNSWLFFPFHRCYLYFFERILGSLIGDPSFAVPFWNWDAPDGMRMPAMYADPSSQLFDPRRDGRHAPPRLINLDYNGREPRFTDKQQVDHNLRVMYRQMVSLSPTPSLFFGSAYRAGDEPNQGPGPVENIPHGPVHIWCGDPNQPDGEDMGNFYSAGFDPLFYAHHANIDRMWSVWKGLDARSHKDLTDPDWLDASFLLYDETSKLVRIRVRDVLDTDRLWYRYQDVPLPWTAARPTVTTAARRADSLLVPAAQAAGAAAKKAGEFPITLDEATSVTVKRPVAVQRSKAEKASKEEVLVIDGIEVDRDVAAKFDVFVNTEDHAAVGSGGRELAGSFVNVPHGHGHGHGHGKKGRGIKTKLRLALNEQLEDLKAEGDESVVVTLVPRQGKGKVKVGGVKIELMH; translated from the exons ATGGCCTCCATGTCGCATTTAATTGCTAAGCCAGCTCCAGCTGCCACCTTTCCTCTATCCTCTCCGAGAACGAGCTCCGGCTTTAGGCCTCGCCGCGTTACCGTCCAGCGCGTCTCGTGCGCATCGCCCAGAGGCGGCGAACGCTCAGAGCAAGACGCCCAAAAGCACGACCGCCGCGACGTCCTCCTGGGCCTCGGCGCGCTCGGTGCCAGTGCCACCGCCACCCTGATGTCCGCGCGCCGCGCCGGCGCCGACCCCATCGCCACGCCCGACATCTCTTCCTGCGGCCCGGCGGACCTTCCGCCGAGCGCCAACGTGCTGACGTGCTGCCCGCCGCCCTCGAACGCGCTGCCAGTGGACTTCACCCTCCCCGACGCCACGACCTTGCCGCTCCGGACGCGCCCCGCCGCGCAC TCGGTCACCGCGGACTACGTCGCCAAGTTCAACGCCGGGATCGCCGCGATGAAGGCGCTCCCGGCGGACGACCCGCGTAGCTTCGCGGCGCAGGCGAGCGTGCACTGCGCCTACTGCGACGGGTCGTACAGCCCCGAGGGGTTCCCCGGCGTGGAGCTCCAGGTGCACAACTCGTGGCTGTTTTTCCCCTTCCACCGGTGCTACCTCTACTTCTTCGAGCGCATCCTGGGCAGCCTGATCGGCGACCCCAGCTTCGCCGTACCGTTCTGGAACTGGGATGCGCCGGACGGGATGCGCATGCCGGCCATGTACGCGGATCCGTCGTCCCAGCTGTTCGATCCGCGGCGTGACGGCCGGCACGCGCCGCCGAGGCTGATCAATCTCGACTACAACGGGAGGGAGCCGAGGTTCACTGACAAACAACAGGTTGATCACAACCTCAGGGTCATGTACCGTCAG ATGGTATCGCTGAGCCCGACGCCGTCGCTCTTCTTCGGCAGCGCGTACCGCGCCGGCGACGAGCCAAACCAGGGGCCAGGGCCGGTGGAGAACATCCCGCATGGCCCGGTGCACATCTGGTGCGGCGACCCGAACCAGCCGGACGGCGAGGACATGGGCAACTTCTACTCGGCCGGGTTCGACCCGCTCTTCTACGCGCACCACGCCAACATCGACCGCATGTGGTCCGTCTGGAAGGGGCTCGACGCCCGGAGCCACAAGGATCTCACCGACCCAGACTGGCTAGACGCCTCCTTCCTCTTGTACGACGAGACCTCCAAGCTCGTGCGCATCCGCGTGCGCGACGTGCTCGACACCGACAGGCTGTGGTACCGGTACCAGGACGTGCCCCTGCCGTGGACGGCCGCCAGGCCAACCGTGACCACCGCGGCGCGGAGAGCGGACTCGTTGCTCGTGCCCGCGGCGCAGGCAGCTGGCGCTGCCGCCAAGAAGGCGGGCGAGTTCCCCATCACGCTGGACGAGGCGACCAGCGTGACGGTGAAGAGGCCGGTCGCGGTACAGAGGAGCAAGGCGGAGAAGGCGTCCAAGGAGGAGGTGCTCGTCATCGACGGCATCGAGGTGGACAGGGACGTGGCCGCCAAGTTCGACGTGTTTGTAAACACCGAGGACCACGCCGCGGTGGGATCGGGCGGGAGGGAGCTCGCGGGGAGCTTCGTGAACGTGCCACACGGGCATGgccacgggcacgggcacgggaaGAAGGGGAGAGGGATCAAGACCAAGCTGCGGCTCGCGTTGAACGAGCAGCTCGAGGACCTCAAGGCCGAAGGCGACGAGAGCGTGGTGGTGACCCTCGTGCCGCGGCAAGGCAAGGGTAAGGTCaaggtcggaggcgtcaagattGAGCTGATGCATTGA
- the LOC136450635 gene encoding probable serine/threonine-protein kinase PBL23 — translation MGLFSSAAKRCSNGKKFLRSAGACCCSPSACAPAGGVRGKEEASTSAPASVPADSKKKRWRKRKFWRKKKKAKKESGDGSGELADLVNNISAKSDVCKNVNAAEKILRSSNQNMPSRELTFSQLGAATDGFSEQNLLGEGGFGRVYKGLLDDTREVIAVKQLDRNGFQGNREFLVEVLMLSLLHHPNLVKLLGYSTDSDQRILVYEYMPKGSLEDHLLDLPPNWKPLPWHTRMQIAVGAAKGIEYLHEVANPPVIYRDLKASNILLDRDFNAKLSDFGLAKLGPMGDQSHVSTRVMGTYGYCAPEYAMTGKLTKMSDIYSFGVVLLELITGRRAIDVARPSEEQVLVHWASPLLRDKRRFVKLADPLLGRRYPVKGLYQALAVASMCLQEDAASRPGISDVVAALSFLADPQYYPPEGMQAEHKSPDRGSDRDSSPSPPKADMIRADDEMKHR, via the exons ATGGGCCTGTTCTCATCGGCCGCTAAGAGATGCAGCAACGGCAAGAAGTTCCTCCGCAGCGCGGGCGCGTGCTGCTGTTCGCCGTCTGCCTGCGCCCCTGCAGGTGGTGTGCGCGGCAAGGAAGAGGCGTCGACGTCGGCGCCGGCTTCCGTGCCAGCAGATAGCAAGAAGAAAAGGTGGAGGAAGAGGAAGttctggaggaagaagaagaaggccaagAAGGAGAGCGGCGATGGcagcggcgagctcgcggacCTCGTCAACAACATTTCGGCCAAGTCGG ACGTGTGCAAGAACGTGAATGCGGCCGAGAAGATCCTACGGAGCAGCAACCAGAACATGCCCAGCAGGGAGCTGACGTTCAGCCAGCTGGGCGCCGCGACCGACGGGTTCAGCGAGCAGAACCTTCTCGGAGAAGGCGGCTTTGGCCGGGTGTACAAAGGGCTCCTCGACGACACCCGAGAGGTTATCGCCGTGAAGCAGCTGGACAGGAACGGGTTCCAGGGCAACCGCGAGTTCCTCGTCGAGGTGCTGATGCTCAGCCTCCTGCACCACCCGAACCTGGTCAAGCTCCTCGGCTACAGCACCGACTCCGACCAGCGGATCCTGGTGTACGAGTACATGCCCAAGGGCTCGCTGGAGGACCACCTCCTGGACCTGCCCCCGAACTGGAAGCCTCTGCCGTGGCACACGCGGATGCAGATCGCGGTGGGCGCGGCCAAGGGCATCGAGTACCTGCACGAGGTGGCCAACCCGCCGGTGATCTACCGCGACCTCAAGGCATCCAACATCCTCCTGGACAGGGACTTCAACGCCAAGCTCTCCGACTTCGGGCTCGCCAAGCTGGGCCCCATGGGCGACCAGAGCCACGTCAGCACCAGGGTCATGGGCACGTACGGCTACTGCGCCCCCGAGTACGCCATGACCGGCAAGCTCACCAAGATGTCCGACATCTACAGCTTCGGCGTCGTGCTGCTCGAGCTCATCACCGGCCGCCGCGCCATCGACGTCGCCAGGCCGTCCGAGGAGCAGGTCCTCGTTCACTgg GCGTCGCCTCTGCTGAGAGACAAGAGGAGGTTCGTGAAGCTGGCCGACCCGTTGCTGGGCAGGAGGTACCCCGTGAAGGGGCTGTACCAGGCGCTCGCCGTCGCGTCCATGTGCTTGCAGGAGGACGCTGCCAGCCGGCCGGGGATCAGCGACGTCGTCGCGGCGCTCTCGTTCCTCGCCGACCCGCAATACTACCCTCCCGAAGGCATGCAAGCTGAGCACAAGAGCCCAGATCGAGGGTCAGACAGGGATAGCAGTCCCAGTCCTCCTAAGGCCGACATGATCAGGGCCGACGACGAAATGAAGCATAGGTGA